A region from the Melanotaenia boesemani isolate fMelBoe1 chromosome 11, fMelBoe1.pri, whole genome shotgun sequence genome encodes:
- the prdm12b gene encoding PR domain zinc finger protein 12b, with the protein MGSVLPGSSLGLKPGFKSQQPLSLADIITSDILHSFLYGRWRHVLGEQQPQHHQQHHLQHEERTGPSASPKTAFTAEVLAQSFSGEVQKLSSLVLPSEVIIAQSSVPGEGLGIFSKTWIKAGTEMGPFTGRLVSPEHIDLYKNNNLMWEVFNEDGTVRYFIDASQEDQRSWMTYIKCARNEQEQNLEVVQIGSSIFYKAVETIPPDQELLVWYGNSHNTFLGIPGIPGGDDEQSKKTKTDDFHACESSSSSSSSSSSASSSGLGRMRCVICHRGFNSRSNLRSHMRIHTLDKPFVCRFCNRRFSQSSTLRNHVRLHTGERPYKCHVCQSAYSQLAGLRAHQKSARHRPSGDAGAPGAGVVVVGGGGVHSPPPSHPPQLTAVPHPASLVHHIPTMVL; encoded by the exons ATGGGCTCCGTGCTGCCCGGCTCCTCGCTGGGTCTGAAGCCGGGCTTCAAGTCGCAGCAGCCGCTCTCCCTCGCGGACATCATCACGTCGGACATCCTGCACAGCTTTCTCTACGGCCGCTGGAGGCACGTGCTGGGCGAGCAGCAGCCgcagcaccaccagcagcatCACCTGCAGCACGAGGAGCGCACCGGCCCGAGCGCGAGCCCGAAGACCGCCTTCACCGCAGAGGTGCTGGCGCAGTCCTTCTCCGGAG aGGTGCAGAAGCTATCCAGTCTGGTTTTACCCAGTGAGGTGATCATCGCTCAGAGTTCAGTCCCAG GAGAAGGTCTGGGTATTTTCTCTAAAACCTGGATCAAAGCAGGGACCGAGATGGGACCGTTCACCGGACGCCTGGTCTCACCTGAACACATCGACCTGTACAAGAACAACAACCTGATGTGGGAG GTGTTCAATGAGGATGGGACAGTCAGGTATTTCATAGATGCGAGTCAGGAGGACCAGAGGAGCTGGATGACCTACATCAAGTGTGCCAGGAACGAGCAGGAGCAGAACCTGGAGGTGGTCCAGATCGGTAGCAGCATCTTCTACAAGGCTGTGGAG ACTATCCCGCCGGACCAGGAGCTGCTGGTGTGGTACGGAAACTCCCACAACACCTTCCTCGGAATTCCTGGAATTCCTGGAGGAGACGATGAGCAGAGCAAGAAGACCAAAACCG ATGACTTCCATGCCTGTGaaagctcctcttcctcctcttcctcctcctcttccgcCTCCTCCTCTGGTCTGGGCCGCATGCGGTGCGTGATCTGTCACCGCGGCTTCAACTCCCGCAGCAATCTGCGCTCACACATGCGCATCCACACGCTGGACAAGCCGTTCGTCTGCCGCTTCTGCAACCGCCGCTTCAGCCAGTCGTCCACGCTGAGGAACCACGTGCGGCTGCATACCGGCGAGCGCCCCTACAAGTGTCACGTCTGCCAGTCGGCGTACTCACAGCTGGCCGGCCTGCGCGCGCACCAGAAGAGTGCCAGGCACCGGCCCAGCGGAGATGCCGGGGCCCCCGGGGCAGgcgtggtggtggtgggaggaGGCGGAGTGCACTCGCCTCCCCCATCTCACCCACCCCAGCTGACCGCAGTGCCTCACCCAGCCTCACTGGTCCACCACATACCCACCATGGTGCTGTGA